The following are encoded in a window of Sinomonas cyclohexanicum genomic DNA:
- the glgX gene encoding glycogen debranching protein, producing the protein MTMPLAFVVTPSQPFPLGLTPARSAEQQASHTVNLAVYAPGLEAVDVHFIDHEGAWRKEPLPEFTDGVHHGLVAGMPEGTRYAFAARTDAEGAAPGPGHGTLLLDPYGRAVDRVGDQWLNVRVHADFDWGVVNRPGIPMRDTIIYEAHVKGQSMLHPDIPEELRGTYAGLAHPAMIEHFHRLGVTSIQLLPVHFHLDESHLQDLGLTNYWGYNTAAFFAPHPAYATEAARSAGPQAVQDEFKGMVKLLHLAGLEVFLDVVYNHTAEEGAGGPPISFRGLGDREYYRTDPEGRYIDTTGCGNTLDFSNPRVVQLALDSLRLWAEEYRIDGFRFDLAVSLCRDGQHAFTPAHPFLVAAAADPVISRTKLIAEPWDLGFGGWQTGRFPMGWADWNDHYRDTIRDFWLSDRAELDSGGLGGTTARLADALSGSHGLFAASQRTALASVNFLAAHDGFTLADLTAYQRKHNEANGEQNRDGATHNRSYNHGFEGRTEVEAIIAARTQTVKNLMATLMVSLGVPMFTAGDEFGRSQQGNNNAYCQDNELTWLNWNLDTAGRELLDHTAWLIRIRKDFLLRQPPSYPGREDSNYFHWFGADGNPMDPGRWHDPHERLLQFLIGSKDGYLDGFVVINGGPEKLDVTYPALPRDGAAQAHELAFELRYSTSHLAEHRIGTVFASGQEDVAEPYSLAIYRARNAS; encoded by the coding sequence ATGACGATGCCGCTGGCGTTCGTGGTGACGCCGTCGCAGCCGTTCCCGCTCGGCCTCACGCCCGCACGCTCGGCCGAGCAGCAGGCGAGCCACACGGTCAACCTCGCTGTCTACGCGCCCGGTCTCGAAGCCGTGGACGTCCACTTCATTGACCACGAGGGCGCGTGGCGCAAGGAGCCGTTGCCCGAGTTCACCGACGGCGTGCACCACGGGCTCGTGGCGGGCATGCCGGAGGGCACGAGGTACGCGTTCGCGGCGCGCACGGACGCGGAGGGCGCTGCGCCGGGGCCGGGCCACGGCACGCTCCTGCTTGACCCCTACGGCCGGGCGGTGGACCGCGTCGGCGACCAGTGGCTCAACGTCCGCGTGCACGCGGACTTCGACTGGGGCGTCGTGAACCGCCCGGGCATCCCGATGAGGGACACGATCATCTACGAGGCGCACGTCAAGGGCCAGTCGATGCTCCACCCGGACATCCCCGAGGAACTCCGCGGCACGTACGCGGGCCTCGCGCACCCGGCCATGATCGAGCACTTCCACCGGCTCGGCGTCACGAGCATCCAGCTGCTGCCCGTCCATTTCCACCTCGACGAGTCCCACCTGCAGGACCTCGGCCTGACGAACTACTGGGGCTACAACACGGCGGCCTTCTTCGCGCCCCACCCCGCGTACGCGACGGAGGCTGCGCGCAGCGCCGGCCCCCAGGCCGTCCAGGACGAGTTCAAGGGCATGGTGAAGCTCCTGCATCTGGCCGGTCTCGAGGTCTTCCTCGACGTCGTGTACAACCACACGGCGGAGGAGGGCGCCGGCGGGCCGCCGATCAGCTTCCGCGGCCTCGGCGACCGGGAGTATTACCGCACGGACCCCGAGGGCCGGTACATCGACACGACCGGCTGCGGCAACACGCTGGACTTCTCGAACCCGCGCGTGGTCCAGCTCGCGCTCGACTCCCTGCGCCTGTGGGCCGAAGAGTACCGGATTGACGGCTTCCGATTCGATCTGGCCGTCTCGCTGTGCCGCGACGGCCAGCACGCCTTCACGCCTGCGCACCCGTTCCTGGTCGCGGCGGCCGCGGACCCCGTCATCTCACGCACCAAGCTCATCGCGGAGCCGTGGGACCTGGGCTTCGGCGGCTGGCAGACCGGCCGCTTCCCGATGGGCTGGGCCGACTGGAACGACCACTACCGGGACACAATCCGCGACTTCTGGCTCTCCGACCGCGCGGAGCTCGACTCGGGCGGCCTGGGAGGCACGACGGCGCGCCTCGCCGACGCGCTGTCCGGCTCGCACGGCCTGTTCGCGGCCTCGCAGCGGACGGCGCTCGCGTCCGTGAACTTCCTGGCGGCCCACGACGGCTTCACCCTCGCGGACCTGACGGCCTACCAGCGCAAGCACAACGAGGCCAACGGCGAGCAGAACCGCGACGGCGCCACCCACAACCGCTCGTACAACCACGGGTTCGAGGGCCGCACCGAGGTCGAGGCGATCATCGCGGCGCGGACCCAGACGGTGAAGAACCTCATGGCCACGCTCATGGTGTCCCTTGGGGTGCCGATGTTCACGGCCGGGGACGAGTTCGGCCGTTCCCAGCAGGGCAACAACAACGCGTACTGCCAGGACAACGAGCTGACGTGGCTCAACTGGAACCTCGACACGGCGGGGCGCGAGCTGCTGGACCACACGGCATGGCTCATCCGGATCCGCAAGGACTTCCTGCTGCGCCAGCCCCCCAGCTACCCCGGGCGCGAGGACAGCAACTATTTCCACTGGTTCGGCGCGGACGGGAACCCGATGGACCCGGGACGGTGGCATGATCCCCATGAGCGGCTCCTCCAATTCCTCATCGGATCGAAGGACGGCTACCTCGACGGCTTCGTGGTGATCAACGGTGGCCCCGAGAAGCTGGACGTCACGTACCCCGCCCTGCCCCGCGACGGCGCGGCGCAGGCCCACGAGCTGGCATTCGAGCTTCGCTACTCGACCTCCCACCTCGCCGAGCATCGCATCGGGACGGTCTTCGCCTCGGGCCAGGAAGACGTCGCGGAGCCCTACTCGCTCGCCATCTACCGCGCGCGGAATGCCTCGTGA
- a CDS encoding ribonuclease domain-containing protein: MSCALKRALIPLVILAVAVLGFLAARGGAGADVSAAPTSGASQPSPGTGPRTTPAPSSGGHRTSANPSGLAEVRASQLPLEARDTLALIQSGGPYPYSRDGVVYSNFEKILPGKASGYYHEYTVVTPGSQDRGARRIVAGGQGEKYYTDDHYASFRFIVEGE; encoded by the coding sequence GTGAGCTGTGCGCTCAAGCGGGCGCTCATCCCGCTCGTGATCCTCGCGGTCGCGGTCCTCGGGTTCCTCGCCGCCCGCGGCGGGGCGGGCGCGGACGTCAGCGCGGCGCCGACGTCCGGCGCGTCCCAGCCCTCGCCCGGGACCGGTCCGCGCACGACGCCGGCCCCCTCCTCGGGCGGCCACCGCACCTCGGCGAACCCGAGCGGACTTGCCGAGGTCAGGGCGTCACAGCTGCCCCTGGAGGCCCGCGACACGCTCGCGCTCATCCAGAGCGGAGGTCCCTACCCGTACAGCCGCGACGGGGTCGTGTACAGCAACTTCGAGAAGATCCTGCCGGGCAAGGCGAGCGGCTACTACCACGAGTACACGGTCGTGACGCCCGGCTCGCAGGACAGGGGCGCCCGGCGGATCGTCGCGGGCGGTCAGGGGGAGAAGTACTACACGGACGACCACTACGCGTCGTTCCGCTTCATCGTCGAAGGAGAGTGA
- a CDS encoding barstar family protein — MPAAASKREVLVAFGKALRFPDYYGANLDALNDCLQDLAADLATGEGEPLVIEWHVHEAFRRGPAYTAVKGILEDAVAASEGTLTVRTVPPTHA, encoded by the coding sequence GTGCCCGCTGCCGCATCGAAGCGGGAGGTGCTCGTGGCGTTCGGGAAGGCGCTGCGCTTCCCTGACTACTACGGTGCGAACCTGGACGCGCTCAACGACTGTCTCCAGGACCTTGCCGCCGATCTGGCCACTGGCGAGGGGGAGCCCCTCGTGATTGAGTGGCATGTCCATGAGGCCTTCCGCAGAGGGCCCGCCTACACCGCCGTGAAGGGAATCCTCGAGGACGCCGTCGCGGCCTCCGAGGGAACACTGACGGTCCGCACGGTTCCCCCCACCCACGCCTGA
- the glgP gene encoding alpha-glucan family phosphorylase, with protein sequence MKAIRRFTVRTVLPEPIAALDTLATNLRWSWHQPTRELFAGLDPELWEESRHDPAGLLGLVTREQLQRLALDPDVVERVRAAADDLRRYLEEPRWYQGLGEDAPRCIAYFSPEYGITEVLPQYSGGLGILAGDHLKSASDLGVPLIGVGLLYQAGYFKQALSRDAWQQETYPVLDPDALPLTLLREDDGTPCVVTLPLPNGRKLHAQIWRADVGRVPLLLLDSNIPSNDDGARSITDRLYGGGGDHRLQQELLLGMGGVKALRIYQRLTGGPAPEVFHTNEGHAGFLGIERIQELMSGPQPLTWDEALVAGRASTVFTTHTPVAAGIDRFDAAQIKYFFDARLAPDVPTAKVLELGRESYDGGDPAVFNMAVMGLRLAQRANGVAKLHGEVSREMFSGLWPGFDSSEVPITSVTNGVHVPTWVDPQITGMADELAPGAGVGRRWDVVFNVPDETIWQIRRELRGRLIEDVRRRVRSAWRKRGAGEAELTWTDSILNPDILTIGFARRVPTYKRLTLMLRDPARLKRLLLDPEHPAQIVIAGKSHPADDAGKKMIQDLVHFTDDPEVRHRIAFLPNYDIAMARTLFPGCDVWLNNPLRPLEACGTSGMKAAINGSLNLSVLDGWWDEMYDGSNGWAIPTASGTSTPQERDDIEAAALYELLETQIAPRFYGASTTGIGAESAGAAGPSLDEDGRADSVDTVPTHWVSMIKHTLSHLGPAVSADRMVGDYVRELYTPAAVAGRTVRGEDYRLARELAAWTKHVRSNWSQVHVEHIDSGGLSEVPQIGDKLDVSAYLNLGVLNPADVLVELAYGKVDEADQLTGVGLAELEPSENLGNGRYKFSGAVTIENSGAFGYTVRVIPRHKGLASKAELGLVVNA encoded by the coding sequence GTGAAGGCCATCCGTAGATTCACCGTCCGCACCGTACTGCCGGAGCCCATCGCCGCCCTCGACACGCTGGCCACCAATCTCCGGTGGTCGTGGCACCAGCCCACGCGTGAGCTCTTCGCGGGCCTCGATCCCGAACTGTGGGAGGAGAGCAGGCACGACCCGGCGGGACTCCTCGGGCTCGTCACCCGCGAGCAGCTGCAGCGGCTCGCCCTCGATCCGGACGTGGTCGAGCGAGTGCGCGCGGCGGCGGACGACCTCCGACGCTACCTCGAGGAGCCGCGCTGGTACCAGGGCCTCGGCGAGGACGCCCCGCGGTGCATCGCCTACTTCTCCCCCGAGTACGGCATCACGGAGGTCCTCCCCCAGTACTCGGGCGGCCTCGGCATCCTTGCCGGCGACCACCTCAAGAGCGCGTCCGATCTCGGCGTGCCGCTGATCGGCGTGGGCCTGCTGTACCAGGCGGGCTACTTCAAGCAGGCGCTCTCCCGCGACGCGTGGCAGCAGGAGACCTACCCGGTCCTCGACCCGGATGCCCTGCCGCTGACGCTCCTCAGGGAGGACGACGGAACCCCGTGCGTCGTGACGCTGCCGCTTCCCAATGGGCGGAAGCTGCATGCCCAGATCTGGCGCGCTGACGTGGGCCGTGTGCCGCTGCTGCTGCTGGACTCGAACATCCCGTCGAATGACGACGGCGCACGCTCCATCACGGACCGGCTCTACGGCGGCGGCGGCGACCACCGGCTCCAGCAGGAGCTGCTCCTGGGCATGGGCGGGGTGAAGGCGCTGCGGATCTACCAGCGCCTCACCGGCGGCCCCGCGCCGGAGGTCTTCCACACCAACGAGGGCCACGCAGGCTTCCTCGGGATCGAGCGGATCCAGGAGCTCATGTCCGGCCCGCAGCCGCTCACGTGGGACGAGGCGCTCGTGGCCGGGCGCGCCTCGACCGTGTTCACGACGCATACCCCCGTGGCGGCAGGGATCGACCGGTTCGACGCCGCCCAGATCAAGTACTTCTTCGACGCCAGGCTCGCGCCGGACGTCCCGACGGCCAAGGTGCTCGAGCTCGGGCGCGAGAGCTACGACGGCGGCGACCCGGCCGTGTTCAACATGGCCGTCATGGGCCTGCGCCTCGCGCAGCGGGCCAACGGCGTGGCCAAGCTGCACGGCGAGGTCTCCCGCGAGATGTTCTCCGGCCTGTGGCCCGGGTTCGACAGCTCCGAGGTGCCCATCACGTCCGTGACGAACGGCGTGCACGTCCCCACGTGGGTGGACCCGCAGATCACCGGCATGGCCGACGAGCTCGCGCCGGGGGCCGGCGTGGGGCGCCGGTGGGACGTGGTGTTCAACGTCCCGGACGAGACGATCTGGCAGATCCGGCGCGAGCTGCGCGGTCGGCTCATCGAGGACGTGCGGCGCCGGGTCCGCTCGGCGTGGCGCAAGCGCGGCGCGGGCGAGGCCGAGCTGACGTGGACGGACTCGATCCTGAACCCCGACATCCTCACTATCGGGTTCGCGCGGCGGGTGCCCACCTACAAGCGGCTCACGCTCATGCTCCGCGACCCCGCCCGGCTCAAGCGGCTCCTGCTGGACCCCGAGCACCCGGCCCAGATCGTCATTGCCGGCAAGTCCCACCCCGCGGACGACGCCGGCAAGAAGATGATCCAGGACCTGGTCCACTTCACGGACGACCCCGAGGTGCGCCACCGCATCGCGTTCCTGCCGAACTATGACATCGCGATGGCCCGGACGCTGTTCCCCGGGTGCGACGTGTGGCTGAACAACCCGCTGCGCCCGCTCGAGGCGTGCGGCACCTCCGGGATGAAGGCCGCGATCAACGGTTCCCTGAACCTGTCCGTCCTCGACGGCTGGTGGGACGAGATGTACGACGGCTCCAACGGCTGGGCCATCCCCACCGCGAGCGGCACTTCGACCCCCCAGGAGCGCGACGACATCGAGGCGGCCGCCCTGTACGAACTCCTCGAGACCCAGATCGCCCCGCGCTTCTACGGCGCCTCCACCACCGGCATTGGCGCCGAGTCCGCTGGCGCGGCCGGCCCGTCCCTGGACGAGGACGGGCGCGCTGACAGCGTCGACACCGTGCCCACGCACTGGGTCTCCATGATCAAGCACACGCTCTCCCACCTTGGCCCCGCGGTCTCCGCCGACCGCATGGTGGGCGACTACGTCCGCGAGCTGTACACCCCGGCCGCCGTGGCCGGGCGGACCGTCCGGGGCGAGGACTACCGCCTCGCCCGCGAGCTCGCCGCGTGGACCAAGCACGTGCGCAGCAACTGGTCCCAGGTCCACGTGGAGCACATCGACTCGGGCGGGCTCTCGGAGGTGCCGCAGATCGGCGACAAGCTCGATGTGAGCGCATACCTGAACCTCGGCGTCCTCAATCCCGCCGATGTGCTCGTGGAGCTCGCCTACGGCAAGGTCGACGAAGCCGACCAGCTCACGGGCGTGGGCCTCGCCGAGCTCGAGCCCAGCGAGAACCTCGGCAACGGCCGTTACAAGTTCTCCGGGGCCGTCACCATCGAGAACTCCGGCGCGTTCGGGTACACCGTGCGCGTGATCCCGCGGCACAAGGGCCTGGCTTCCAAGGCCGAGCTCGGGCTCGTGGTCAACGCCTGA
- a CDS encoding alpha-1,4-glucan--maltose-1-phosphate maltosyltransferase, which yields MPALEPNIPGKLRFGRFPITDVSPVVEGGTFPAKAVAGEGIVVGATAFREGHDALGVSAVLYSPKGKEKQRIRLTEHGKGLDRWTGLLTPTREGEWTFTIEAWHDRYGTWHHNAEVKIAAGIDVELMLAEGAALLREAADDDARTAADRGAFRSAAQALADTSRPVEERLAAGESEEVRAAVERLPIRELVAESQHFPLLVERERAGRGAWYEFFPRSEGAVRNLETGEWTSGTLRSAAERLPGVAAMGFDVIYLPPIHPIGRAFRKGPNNTLNAGPADPGSPWAIGAAEGGHDSIHPDLGTFEDFDAFVARAEELGLEVAIDLALQASPDHPWATSHPEWFTRRVDGSIAYAENPPKKYQDIYPLNFDNDPEGLSKEILRIVNLWIDHGVKIFRVDNPHTKPVWFWEWLLGKVAKKNPDVVFLAEAFTRPAMMKALGRAGFQQSYTYFTWRNTRSELEEFFTMISKEWAPFYRPNLFVNTPDILTEYLQFGGKPAFKVRAVLASTASPLWGVYAGYELFEHVARPGAEEYIDNEKYEYKQRDWAGEEAAGRSLAPYITRLNEIRRAHPALLDLQNLTLHSSTDDATVVYSKHKVLPDGTKDTVIVVVNVDPHSTRESTVTLDLAALDLDPDRLDADGRFRVDELLSGQSWQWGEHNYVRLDAHVEPAHILHVRR from the coding sequence GTGCCCGCACTCGAGCCGAACATCCCAGGCAAGCTCCGCTTCGGACGCTTCCCGATAACGGACGTCTCGCCCGTGGTGGAGGGCGGCACGTTCCCCGCCAAGGCCGTGGCCGGAGAGGGGATCGTGGTGGGCGCCACCGCCTTCCGCGAGGGCCATGACGCGCTCGGCGTGAGCGCCGTCCTGTACTCCCCGAAGGGGAAGGAGAAGCAGCGGATCCGGCTCACCGAGCACGGCAAGGGCCTGGATCGCTGGACCGGCCTGCTCACCCCGACGAGGGAGGGCGAGTGGACCTTCACGATCGAGGCGTGGCACGACCGCTACGGCACGTGGCACCACAACGCCGAGGTCAAGATTGCCGCCGGCATCGACGTGGAGCTCATGCTCGCCGAGGGCGCCGCGCTGCTGAGGGAGGCGGCCGACGACGACGCCCGCACCGCCGCGGACCGCGGAGCCTTCCGCTCGGCTGCTCAGGCGCTCGCCGACACCTCGAGGCCCGTCGAGGAGCGCCTCGCCGCGGGCGAGAGCGAGGAGGTGCGCGCCGCCGTCGAGCGCCTCCCGATCCGCGAACTCGTGGCCGAGAGCCAGCACTTCCCGCTCCTCGTGGAGCGCGAGCGTGCCGGACGGGGCGCGTGGTACGAGTTCTTCCCCCGGTCCGAGGGCGCCGTGCGCAACCTCGAGACCGGCGAGTGGACGTCCGGCACGCTGCGCAGCGCGGCGGAGCGGCTGCCCGGAGTGGCGGCGATGGGCTTCGACGTCATCTACCTGCCCCCGATCCACCCGATCGGCAGGGCGTTCCGGAAGGGACCGAACAACACTCTCAACGCCGGCCCGGCCGATCCCGGCTCGCCGTGGGCGATCGGCGCCGCGGAGGGCGGCCACGACTCGATCCACCCGGACCTCGGCACGTTCGAGGACTTCGACGCGTTCGTGGCCCGCGCCGAGGAGCTGGGGCTCGAGGTCGCGATCGATCTCGCGCTGCAGGCATCACCGGACCATCCGTGGGCCACCTCCCACCCCGAGTGGTTCACGCGGCGCGTGGACGGCTCGATCGCGTACGCAGAGAACCCGCCGAAGAAGTACCAGGACATCTATCCGCTCAACTTCGACAACGATCCGGAGGGGCTCTCGAAGGAGATCCTGCGGATCGTGAACCTGTGGATCGACCACGGCGTGAAGATCTTCCGAGTCGACAACCCGCACACCAAGCCGGTCTGGTTCTGGGAGTGGCTCCTGGGCAAGGTGGCCAAGAAGAACCCCGACGTCGTGTTCCTCGCCGAGGCGTTCACCCGGCCGGCCATGATGAAGGCGCTGGGCCGGGCCGGCTTCCAGCAGTCCTACACGTACTTCACGTGGCGGAACACGCGGTCCGAGCTCGAGGAGTTCTTCACGATGATCTCGAAGGAGTGGGCCCCCTTCTACCGGCCCAACCTCTTCGTGAACACCCCGGACATCCTCACCGAGTACCTGCAGTTCGGCGGGAAGCCCGCATTCAAGGTCCGGGCAGTCCTGGCCTCGACCGCAAGCCCGCTGTGGGGCGTGTACGCGGGCTACGAGCTCTTCGAGCACGTGGCCCGGCCGGGCGCCGAGGAGTACATCGACAACGAGAAGTACGAGTACAAGCAGCGCGATTGGGCCGGCGAGGAGGCCGCGGGGCGTTCTCTCGCGCCCTACATCACGCGCCTGAACGAGATCCGCCGCGCCCACCCCGCGCTCCTCGACCTGCAGAACCTGACCCTGCACTCGAGCACGGACGACGCCACGGTCGTGTACTCGAAGCACAAGGTGCTCCCGGACGGCACCAAGGACACGGTGATCGTGGTGGTGAACGTGGACCCGCACTCGACGCGGGAGAGCACGGTGACCCTCGACCTCGCCGCGCTCGATCTGGACCCGGACAGGCTCGACGCCGACGGCCGGTTCCGCGTCGACGAGCTGCTCTCGGGGCAGTCCTGGCAGTGGGGGGAGCACAACTATGTGCGGCTCGACGCGCACGTGGAGCCTGCGCACATTCTGCACGTGCGCCGCTAG
- the treS gene encoding maltose alpha-D-glucosyltransferase: MNIGQQAQPNFNVNAPGLRHDPSWYKKAVFYEVLVRAFNDANGDGSGDIQGLIDRLDYLQWLGVDCLWLPPFFESPLRDGGYDVSDYESVLPEFGSISDFQRLVAEAHARGVRIIIDLPLNHTSDQHRWFQESRRDPDGPYGDFYMWSDTDEKYQEARIIFIDTEDSNWTFDPIRRQFFWHRFFSHQPDLNYENPKVQEAIFDVVQFWLDQGVDGIRADAIPYLYAEEGTNCENLPATHVFLAKLREFMDHKYPGRIIIAEANQPPHEVVEYFGTPQTPECHMAFHFPIMPRLYYSLRDARAQPIIDTMVDTPPIPDGAQWGTFLRNHDELTLEMVTVEEREAMLGWYASDPRMRANVGIRRRLAPLLDNSRAEIELINALLLSLPGSPFLYYGDEIGMGDNIWLEDRDAVRTPMQWNPDRNAGFSTADPGKLYLPTIQSLVYNYAMANVEAEMAHSGSLLRWMRNILGVRRAHPVFGLGGYRNVPAESERVLAYLREMPDDAAHDQRGESMLCVFNLAGHPVATSLDLPEFAGRGLRDAFGGEPFSQVGPDGRFHVTLGAHGYFWLRIRNAASVPTSPVTTALPLIVPEPATGELVE; this comes from the coding sequence ATGAACATCGGCCAGCAGGCACAGCCGAACTTCAACGTCAACGCCCCCGGCCTCAGGCACGACCCGTCCTGGTACAAGAAGGCCGTCTTCTACGAGGTCCTGGTGCGGGCCTTCAACGACGCCAACGGGGACGGCTCGGGTGACATCCAGGGGCTCATCGACCGGCTCGACTACCTGCAGTGGCTCGGCGTGGACTGCCTGTGGCTCCCTCCGTTCTTCGAGTCGCCCTTGCGGGACGGCGGCTATGACGTCTCCGACTATGAGAGCGTCCTCCCGGAGTTCGGTTCGATCAGCGACTTCCAGCGGCTCGTCGCCGAGGCCCATGCGCGCGGCGTGCGGATCATCATCGACCTCCCGCTCAACCACACGTCGGACCAGCACCGGTGGTTCCAGGAGTCCCGCCGCGACCCCGACGGCCCCTACGGCGACTTCTACATGTGGAGCGACACGGACGAGAAGTACCAGGAAGCCCGCATCATCTTCATCGACACCGAGGACTCCAACTGGACCTTCGATCCGATTCGGCGGCAGTTCTTCTGGCACCGCTTCTTCAGCCACCAGCCTGACCTGAACTACGAGAACCCCAAGGTCCAGGAGGCGATCTTCGACGTCGTGCAGTTCTGGCTCGACCAGGGCGTGGACGGCATCCGCGCCGACGCGATCCCGTACCTCTACGCGGAGGAGGGGACCAACTGCGAGAACCTCCCCGCCACGCACGTCTTCCTCGCGAAGCTGCGGGAGTTCATGGACCACAAGTATCCGGGCCGCATCATCATCGCGGAGGCCAACCAGCCCCCGCACGAGGTGGTCGAGTACTTCGGCACCCCCCAGACGCCGGAATGCCACATGGCCTTCCACTTCCCGATCATGCCGCGCCTGTACTACTCGCTGCGGGACGCGCGGGCCCAGCCAATCATCGACACGATGGTGGACACGCCGCCCATCCCCGACGGCGCGCAGTGGGGGACGTTCCTGCGCAACCACGACGAGCTGACCCTCGAGATGGTCACCGTCGAGGAGCGCGAGGCGATGCTCGGGTGGTACGCCTCGGACCCGCGCATGCGCGCGAACGTGGGCATCCGGCGCCGGCTGGCGCCGCTGCTGGACAACTCGCGCGCCGAAATCGAGCTCATCAACGCCCTCCTGCTCTCGCTGCCCGGCAGCCCGTTCCTGTACTACGGGGACGAGATCGGCATGGGGGACAACATCTGGCTCGAGGACCGGGACGCCGTCCGCACACCGATGCAGTGGAACCCGGACCGCAACGCGGGCTTCTCGACCGCGGACCCCGGCAAGCTCTACCTCCCCACCATCCAGTCCCTCGTCTACAACTACGCGATGGCCAACGTCGAGGCGGAGATGGCGCACTCCGGGAGTCTGCTGCGCTGGATGCGGAACATCCTCGGCGTGCGGCGCGCGCACCCGGTGTTCGGCCTCGGCGGCTACCGCAACGTGCCCGCGGAGAGCGAGCGCGTGCTCGCGTACCTGAGGGAGATGCCGGACGACGCCGCCCACGACCAGCGCGGGGAGTCCATGCTGTGCGTGTTCAACCTCGCCGGCCATCCCGTGGCGACGTCCCTTGACCTGCCCGAGTTCGCGGGGCGCGGCCTGCGCGACGCCTTCGGCGGTGAGCCGTTCTCCCAGGTGGGCCCGGACGGCCGCTTCCACGTGACGCTCGGGGCGCACGGGTACTTCTGGCTGCGGATCCGCAACGCCGCGTCGGTCCCGACGAGCCCGGTCACCACCGCGCTGCCCCTCATCGTGCCGGAGCCCGCGACGGGGGAGCTGGTCGAATGA